The following is a genomic window from Chryseobacterium ginsenosidimutans.
TACAGAAGAAAATTCTGATAAAAAGCCGTGAATAGTCGGCTTTAATCTTTTAAAGCTTTTTAAACCAAAAACATAAATCAACGTGAAAACACTGGCAAAAGCAACAATTGCTTCCAATGTATCCGAAAACTGAAAATCATCTTCTGCAAATTCCAGAGAATAGGCATTTCCTGAATCGTCCGGAGCCTGCTGAATAGTCAGTTTTTCGTAGGTTTGATTTAAGCGGTTTGCTCTTTTTGGTAAATTGTGAGACGTATGACTGTTGTAGTCATTTTTCAATGTTTTGACATTGATCTTACTTTCCACTACGAAAAGCAGAAAAAGGAATGTCAAAAAATATGTGATATACGTTCTCATTTTGTAGCTGCAAATGTAAGTCTTAGTTTGAATACATTTCAAAACATTTTTATGATTAATGACATATATTAACAATATTTAACGCTCCTTTAAATAAGCTGAAACCCTTTCTATTTTAGTATTTCTAATACAAAAAAAAGGGCTTATAAAATTGATTTAAAATATATTATAAAAATTAAAAATATTTTGTAGTTCTCTTTATCTACAATTTAATTAAGATAAAAGCATCGAAAAACCATAGCTCAACGTTAACTAATCATAAATAACATCTCTTTATTAAAAATACTCCATCTAAAAGTAATTATCGTTAATCATTGATCTCAATATGACAATACTTTTTAATTTTACAACAATAAATTATTTTTGAATTGGTTAAAAATCTAAGCGATAATAACAAACATAAGTCAATAAATAAAACATTTGTTTAAATTAAAACGATGATCGTCACTGATTTATTTTTAACAATACTTAAAATATATCTGCATATTATTTGAAATCTTTTGAAAACATTTTGATTAATACTATATTTATATCTTTTTCAGTTAAAATTAAACCGTACTAATATATAATTAATTTATAAAAAATTAACACATTATTATCAATAAAAGTAGTATATTTATACAAAATTAACACCATCCTATATCAAATGAAACACATAAATGTCACTTATTATTATGAAAAAAATTTTACGGGTTATTGCCATAGCCATTTTATCTATTTTTACAATAACAGCATGTAAACATCAGGCTAAAGATGAAGAAGTTAACTTAAAAAATGTAGCAGAACTTCAAAAAACTGATCCGGATGAGATAACGAAAGATATTTATACCGATGAATATGGTGATCAGTTGGAAGTAACTGTTAATGAAACTCAAAATACAGCAGTTGTGCGTTTGGACGGTAAATCTTATGATCTGAAAAAGAAAGAAGATCTCCCAGAATATACAGCCGGAGATTCAGAATATCAGTTTTCTGACATTAGAGGAGAAGTCACTTTTTTGAAAAAAGACTATAATATGGTTTTGTTTCATCATAAAAAAAATAAAATATCTTCACCGAATACCAAAATGGCTTCTTACTAATTAGACAATGATTTTTTTCAAATAAATGAAAACTATGAAAAAACAACTTATATATTTTTGGTCGTTACTAACTTTAATTTTGGTCGTTTCATGTATAAATAAGCCAGCTTCAAGTGAAACCTCAAATAGTATAACCGGAAAAACCTGGAAATTAACTGAAATAAATGGTCAGCCGATAAAACTTAAAAACCCAAAAGCCAATCCGTATTTCACCCTCAATATATCTGATATGAGGTATCAAGGAAATGGAGGTTGTAATGGTGTTGGCGGAACTTTTGAAATAAAACAAGACGTAATGCGTATTAAATTTAACCAGGGAATGTCTACCATGATTGCCTGCGACGATCTGGAAACAGAACAAGCTTTTACAAAAGCTCTTCTTGCAGCAGATAATTATTCTTTAAATGGTAATATTCTGACTCTTAACAAAGCAAGAATGGCTCCTTTGGCAAAATTTGTTTTAGAAAAGTAATAAACACATCATCATAAATGAGAACACTTTCATCTCCGGAGAGTGTTCTTTTTTTGTGTCAAAATTCTAATTTGATATTAAAATAAAACTATTTGTTTTTATAAATCATACAGCAAATAAGCAGGATAATGTTGACCATTACCGCAAAAGCATTTGAAAGAATAATGGGAAGTTCATTTTTTAAAAAACCATACCAAACCCATAAAGATAGTCCTGATATGAGAATCAAAATCATAACCCACGAAAGATCATCGGCATTTTTTTCTTTCAACACTTTTAGCAATTGCGGAATCATAGAAACAGAAGTGAGAACTCCAGCGATAATTCCTAAAATATTTTCATTCATAGAAATTAATTATTCTTTTTGAAGATAAGCTTTTTTAAGATATACAACAATAATTGATATAATAATTATTTAAACCTCTCCAAAGAAACTTCTTCTTGCAAAGGGATATTTTCTTCAATAAAATCATATAAACTTTTAGAAAAATAACATCCATTCAAAATTCCTCTTGCACCAAGACCGTTAAAAACATAAAAGTTCTGATGCTCAAAATGTCTTCCTACAATTGGTCTTCTATCTTTTACCGTTGGTCTGAATCCAAAATTGACCTCACTGATTTCAAAATCATAAGGATAAAACTCTGATAATCCTTTGGTTAATTGTTC
Proteins encoded in this region:
- a CDS encoding META domain-containing protein; the protein is MKKQLIYFWSLLTLILVVSCINKPASSETSNSITGKTWKLTEINGQPIKLKNPKANPYFTLNISDMRYQGNGGCNGVGGTFEIKQDVMRIKFNQGMSTMIACDDLETEQAFTKALLAADNYSLNGNILTLNKARMAPLAKFVLEK
- a CDS encoding SemiSWEET transporter; amino-acid sequence: MNENILGIIAGVLTSVSMIPQLLKVLKEKNADDLSWVMILILISGLSLWVWYGFLKNELPIILSNAFAVMVNIILLICCMIYKNK